A window of the Arachis duranensis cultivar V14167 chromosome 5, aradu.V14167.gnm2.J7QH, whole genome shotgun sequence genome harbors these coding sequences:
- the LOC107490565 gene encoding uncharacterized protein LOC107490565, with translation MLPLRIPELFSKGQLAKVGTSIFSVFSLASKIAPSVIFVDEVDSMLGRRETPGKHETMRKMKNEFMMNWDGLQTKDKERVFVLAATNRPFNLDEAVIRGLLRR, from the exons ATGCTTCCTCTACGGATACCTGAACTTTTTAGCAAAGGACAGTTGGCTAAGGTGGGGACTTCTATCTTTTCTGTCTTTTCTCTAGCCAGCAAGATTGCCCCAAGTGTTATTTTTGTCGATGAG GTCGACAGTATGTTAGGAAGACGTGAAACTCCTGGGAAACATGAGACTATGCGTAAAATGAAGAATGAGTTCATGATGAATTGGGATGGTcttcaaacaaaagataaagagCGTGTATTTGTTCTCGCTGCTACAAATAGGCCCTTTAATCTTGATGAGGCTGTTATTAGGGGGCTTCTAAGAAG